In one window of Clarias gariepinus isolate MV-2021 ecotype Netherlands chromosome 10, CGAR_prim_01v2, whole genome shotgun sequence DNA:
- the LOC128531299 gene encoding E3 ubiquitin-protein ligase Hakai isoform X3, with protein MCVVDNDLQGTDGSGALGGPDVRRRIPIKLLSKQTLRSKPPARPQRPTTRLPSSGQNDEETFTCKQEERFECKSGDAYGKQRRFPHPFFWDFKLNLVGEKDDTPVHFCDKCGLPIKIYGRMIPCKHVFCYDCAVLYEKKSDKTCPGCTEPVQRIEQCQRGSLYMCSIVQGCKRTYLSQRDLQAHINHRHIRAGKPGASRAEPTHPTPAPTPTLTSEPPDRFRLPPPPHLPKSHPLIPPPLQGHDPYGQPPPASPSPSDLGPSSRALPPETFRIATVTTRKHSNLITVPIQDDSGTSIPSPREPIPQTPPGLPPHHHPGQVVAHPHHIMPPPQQQHYGPPPPPPPLGHPMQATGAPHMVYNQAPPMSTAPPPITPPPGHIINQMPPFLNHPLSAALPQHGAPPVNAPPPHHFNTLPQDQGTLSPPFNQPGALSPGLWPAPRVPRIQGPPQGQMPGHHPEQARYRPYYQ; from the exons ATGTGTGTAGTAGACAATGACCTTCAAGGAACTGATGGTTCAGGGGCTTTGGGAGGGCCTGATGTTCGCAGACGGATACCCATCAAGTTACTGTCCAAACAGACTCTCAGAAGCAAGCCCCCTGCCCGGCCTCAGCGGCCCACCACGAGACTGCCCTCCAGTGGACAAAATGATGAAG AAACATTTACCTGTAAGCAGGAGGAGAGGTTTGAGTGCAAATCTGGAGATGCTTATGGGAAACAGCGGAGATTCCCCCACCCATTTTTCTGGGACTTTAAG ctgAACTTGGTCGGAGAGAAAGATGACACTCCAGTGCACTTCTGTGATAAATGTGGCCTGCCCATAAAGATATATGGACGAATG ATTCCCTGTAAGCACGTATTCTGCTATGACTGTGCGGTTCTCTACGAGAAGAAAAGTGATAAGACCTGTCCAGG CTGCACCGAGCCAGTCCAGCGCATCGAACAGTGCCAACGTGGATCCCTCTACATGTGCAGCATTGTGCAGGGTTGCAAGCGCACCTACCTCTCTCAGCGGGACCTGCAGGCCCACATCAACCACCGGCACATTAGAGCGGGCAAACCTGGAGCCTCGCGGGCCGAGCCAACTCACCCAACCCCAGCTCCGACTCCGACCTTAACCTCAGAACCACCTGACCGTTTCCGCCTGCCCCCACCCCCTCACCTGCCCAAGTCCCACCCCCTGATCCCACCGCCGCTGCAGGGTCATGACCCCTATGGGCAACCACCCCCCGCATCACCTTCTCCCTCTGACCTAGGTCCGTCATCCCGAGCCTTGCCACCGGAGACATTTCGCATAGCCACTGTGACCACACGCAAACACAGCAACCTCATCACCGTGCCCATCCAGGATGACTCGGGCACCTCCATTCCCTCTCCACGTGAACCCATCCCACAGACTCCCCCAGGTCTACCCCCTCATCACCACCCAGGACAGGTGGTGGCCCACCCTCACCACATCATGCCTCCACCTCAGCAGCAACATTACGggcctccaccaccaccacccccactTGGCCACCCCATGCAGGCCACAGGGGCTCCCCATATGGTCTACAACCAGGCACCTCCAATGTCCACTGCGCCACCTCCCATCACCCCTCCGCCTGGACATATTATAAACCAGATGCCCCCGTTTCTGAACCACCCGCTGTCTGCTGCTCTTCCTCAGCACGGTGCCCCTCCTGTTAATGCCCCTCCACCTCATCACTTTAACACTCTGCCCCAGGACCAGGGCACCTTGAGCCCGCCCTTTAACCAACCTGGCGCCCTGAGCCCAGGTTTGTGGCCCGCACCACGTGTCCCTCGCATTCAGGGGCCCCCTCAGGGCCAGATGCCTGGACACCACCCAGAACAGGCTCGATATAGACCATACTACCAATAG
- the LOC128531299 gene encoding E3 ubiquitin-protein ligase Hakai isoform X1 produces the protein MDQNVDNDLQGTDGSGALGGPDVRRRIPIKLLSKQTLRSKPPARPQRPTTRLPSSGQNDEETFTCKQEERFECKSGDAYGKQRRFPHPFFWDFKLNLVGEKDDTPVHFCDKCGLPIKIYGRMIPCKHVFCYDCAVLYEKKSDKTCPGLSLYSCTEPVQRIEQCQRGSLYMCSIVQGCKRTYLSQRDLQAHINHRHIRAGKPGASRAEPTHPTPAPTPTLTSEPPDRFRLPPPPHLPKSHPLIPPPLQGHDPYGQPPPASPSPSDLGPSSRALPPETFRIATVTTRKHSNLITVPIQDDSGTSIPSPREPIPQTPPGLPPHHHPGQVVAHPHHIMPPPQQQHYGPPPPPPPLGHPMQATGAPHMVYNQAPPMSTAPPPITPPPGHIINQMPPFLNHPLSAALPQHGAPPVNAPPPHHFNTLPQDQGTLSPPFNQPGALSPGLWPAPRVPRIQGPPQGQMPGHHPEQARYRPYYQ, from the exons ATGGACCAAAATG TAGACAATGACCTTCAAGGAACTGATGGTTCAGGGGCTTTGGGAGGGCCTGATGTTCGCAGACGGATACCCATCAAGTTACTGTCCAAACAGACTCTCAGAAGCAAGCCCCCTGCCCGGCCTCAGCGGCCCACCACGAGACTGCCCTCCAGTGGACAAAATGATGAAG AAACATTTACCTGTAAGCAGGAGGAGAGGTTTGAGTGCAAATCTGGAGATGCTTATGGGAAACAGCGGAGATTCCCCCACCCATTTTTCTGGGACTTTAAG ctgAACTTGGTCGGAGAGAAAGATGACACTCCAGTGCACTTCTGTGATAAATGTGGCCTGCCCATAAAGATATATGGACGAATG ATTCCCTGTAAGCACGTATTCTGCTATGACTGTGCGGTTCTCTACGAGAAGAAAAGTGATAAGACCTGTCCAGG TTTGTCCCTATATAGCTGCACCGAGCCAGTCCAGCGCATCGAACAGTGCCAACGTGGATCCCTCTACATGTGCAGCATTGTGCAGGGTTGCAAGCGCACCTACCTCTCTCAGCGGGACCTGCAGGCCCACATCAACCACCGGCACATTAGAGCGGGCAAACCTGGAGCCTCGCGGGCCGAGCCAACTCACCCAACCCCAGCTCCGACTCCGACCTTAACCTCAGAACCACCTGACCGTTTCCGCCTGCCCCCACCCCCTCACCTGCCCAAGTCCCACCCCCTGATCCCACCGCCGCTGCAGGGTCATGACCCCTATGGGCAACCACCCCCCGCATCACCTTCTCCCTCTGACCTAGGTCCGTCATCCCGAGCCTTGCCACCGGAGACATTTCGCATAGCCACTGTGACCACACGCAAACACAGCAACCTCATCACCGTGCCCATCCAGGATGACTCGGGCACCTCCATTCCCTCTCCACGTGAACCCATCCCACAGACTCCCCCAGGTCTACCCCCTCATCACCACCCAGGACAGGTGGTGGCCCACCCTCACCACATCATGCCTCCACCTCAGCAGCAACATTACGggcctccaccaccaccacccccactTGGCCACCCCATGCAGGCCACAGGGGCTCCCCATATGGTCTACAACCAGGCACCTCCAATGTCCACTGCGCCACCTCCCATCACCCCTCCGCCTGGACATATTATAAACCAGATGCCCCCGTTTCTGAACCACCCGCTGTCTGCTGCTCTTCCTCAGCACGGTGCCCCTCCTGTTAATGCCCCTCCACCTCATCACTTTAACACTCTGCCCCAGGACCAGGGCACCTTGAGCCCGCCCTTTAACCAACCTGGCGCCCTGAGCCCAGGTTTGTGGCCCGCACCACGTGTCCCTCGCATTCAGGGGCCCCCTCAGGGCCAGATGCCTGGACACCACCCAGAACAGGCTCGATATAGACCATACTACCAATAG
- the LOC128531299 gene encoding E3 ubiquitin-protein ligase Hakai isoform X2, with protein sequence MDQNVDNDLQGTDGSGALGGPDVRRRIPIKLLSKQTLRSKPPARPQRPTTRLPSSGQNDEETFTCKQEERFECKSGDAYGKQRRFPHPFFWDFKLNLVGEKDDTPVHFCDKCGLPIKIYGRMIPCKHVFCYDCAVLYEKKSDKTCPGCTEPVQRIEQCQRGSLYMCSIVQGCKRTYLSQRDLQAHINHRHIRAGKPGASRAEPTHPTPAPTPTLTSEPPDRFRLPPPPHLPKSHPLIPPPLQGHDPYGQPPPASPSPSDLGPSSRALPPETFRIATVTTRKHSNLITVPIQDDSGTSIPSPREPIPQTPPGLPPHHHPGQVVAHPHHIMPPPQQQHYGPPPPPPPLGHPMQATGAPHMVYNQAPPMSTAPPPITPPPGHIINQMPPFLNHPLSAALPQHGAPPVNAPPPHHFNTLPQDQGTLSPPFNQPGALSPGLWPAPRVPRIQGPPQGQMPGHHPEQARYRPYYQ encoded by the exons ATGGACCAAAATG TAGACAATGACCTTCAAGGAACTGATGGTTCAGGGGCTTTGGGAGGGCCTGATGTTCGCAGACGGATACCCATCAAGTTACTGTCCAAACAGACTCTCAGAAGCAAGCCCCCTGCCCGGCCTCAGCGGCCCACCACGAGACTGCCCTCCAGTGGACAAAATGATGAAG AAACATTTACCTGTAAGCAGGAGGAGAGGTTTGAGTGCAAATCTGGAGATGCTTATGGGAAACAGCGGAGATTCCCCCACCCATTTTTCTGGGACTTTAAG ctgAACTTGGTCGGAGAGAAAGATGACACTCCAGTGCACTTCTGTGATAAATGTGGCCTGCCCATAAAGATATATGGACGAATG ATTCCCTGTAAGCACGTATTCTGCTATGACTGTGCGGTTCTCTACGAGAAGAAAAGTGATAAGACCTGTCCAGG CTGCACCGAGCCAGTCCAGCGCATCGAACAGTGCCAACGTGGATCCCTCTACATGTGCAGCATTGTGCAGGGTTGCAAGCGCACCTACCTCTCTCAGCGGGACCTGCAGGCCCACATCAACCACCGGCACATTAGAGCGGGCAAACCTGGAGCCTCGCGGGCCGAGCCAACTCACCCAACCCCAGCTCCGACTCCGACCTTAACCTCAGAACCACCTGACCGTTTCCGCCTGCCCCCACCCCCTCACCTGCCCAAGTCCCACCCCCTGATCCCACCGCCGCTGCAGGGTCATGACCCCTATGGGCAACCACCCCCCGCATCACCTTCTCCCTCTGACCTAGGTCCGTCATCCCGAGCCTTGCCACCGGAGACATTTCGCATAGCCACTGTGACCACACGCAAACACAGCAACCTCATCACCGTGCCCATCCAGGATGACTCGGGCACCTCCATTCCCTCTCCACGTGAACCCATCCCACAGACTCCCCCAGGTCTACCCCCTCATCACCACCCAGGACAGGTGGTGGCCCACCCTCACCACATCATGCCTCCACCTCAGCAGCAACATTACGggcctccaccaccaccacccccactTGGCCACCCCATGCAGGCCACAGGGGCTCCCCATATGGTCTACAACCAGGCACCTCCAATGTCCACTGCGCCACCTCCCATCACCCCTCCGCCTGGACATATTATAAACCAGATGCCCCCGTTTCTGAACCACCCGCTGTCTGCTGCTCTTCCTCAGCACGGTGCCCCTCCTGTTAATGCCCCTCCACCTCATCACTTTAACACTCTGCCCCAGGACCAGGGCACCTTGAGCCCGCCCTTTAACCAACCTGGCGCCCTGAGCCCAGGTTTGTGGCCCGCACCACGTGTCCCTCGCATTCAGGGGCCCCCTCAGGGCCAGATGCCTGGACACCACCCAGAACAGGCTCGATATAGACCATACTACCAATAG
- the zgc:171459 gene encoding uncharacterized protein zgc:171459 produces MASSEFTYKLTDEDIKNLIRLRTTNSLLFTRKRNAAKAAWSAIIRELGLDDKVTVEQIAKKWENLKLKYKEIKYPPPGMEAVARSSQWRWFKLLDEALKDEFTPDGSFHSMTSSTGDEDCGPQASKRICQVKVGSDVLELLVDDESITRVGDTGSTVLSQERLLGEENSTMLSGLDIERARLGQERQILEKELEELDRERLVLDREKDLADREKLALQRDRAQLEKDRSAVDRDRASLEQDRARLEKDRAALERDKAALVRDRETLKAENQGKNSAECSLDTPHEKNREKLIVLFERLIEKF; encoded by the exons atggCCAGCTCTGAATTTACATATAAAC TGACCGACGAGGACATAAAAAATCTGATACGCCTGCGGACCACAAACTCGTTGCTGTTTACCAGGAAAAGAAATGCAGCCAAGGCAGCTTGGAG TGCAATAATTAGGGAGTTGGGTTTGGACGACAAGGTGACAGTTGAGCAGATTGCCAAGAAATGGGAAAACCTAAAGCTAAAATACAAG GAAATAAAATATCCTCCCCCTGGAATGGAGGCAGTTGCGAGGTCCTCTCAGTGGAGATGGTTTAAACTCCTGGATGAAGCTTTAAAGGATGAATTCACTCCTGATGGCAGCTTTCACTCAATGACCTCATCAACAGGTGATGAAGACTGCGGTCCACAGGCCAGCAAGAGAATATGTCAGGTGAAAGTAGGAAGTGATGTGTTAGAACTTTTGGTGGATGATGAGAGTATAACACGAGTCGGAGACACGGGATCAACTGTGCTTAGCCAGGAGAGGCTGCTGGGAGAGGAGAACTCCACAATGCTATCAGGGCTAGACATCGAACGGGCTAGACTAGGCCAAGAACGCCAGATTCTCGAGAAGGAGCTTGAAGAGTTGGACAGAGAAAGACTGGTATTAGATAGAGAGAAGGATCTGGCTGATCGTGAGAAGCTGGCCCTCCAAAGAGACCGGGCACAGTTGGAGAAGGACAGATCTGCTGTGGACCGAGACCGAGCGTCTCTGGAACAAGACAGAGCCCGGCTGGAGAAGGACAGGGCAGCGTTGGAAAGGGACAAGGCAGCActtgtgagagacagagagactctAAAAGCTGAGAACCAAGGGAAAAACTCAGCAGAATGCAGTCTAGACACTCCACATGAGAAGAACAGAGAGAAATTAATTGTCTTGTTTGAAAGACTAATTGAAAAGTTTTGA